The following are from one region of the Geoalkalibacter subterraneus genome:
- the nuoF gene encoding NADH-quinone oxidoreductase subunit NuoF has translation MAEKAEELRVLICQGTGGLASGAQAVEDAFRAEFEKHGVEGKVGKRCTVVGTGCRGLCANDVLVDICIPGQEAVTYDFVKPELVTQIVEEHILKGEVVAKKKAGPYYNKFLEKQMRVVFSRCGTIDAESLDDFLAHEGFTGIKKAVKMKPQEVIDEVKKSGLRGRGGGGFPTGVKWGFCAASPGDDKYLICNADEGDPGAFMDRSILEGDPYGLIEGMMIAAYAIGCKNGYVYVRAEYPLAIQRLQKAIDVCYEKGFLGKDCMGLGFDFDLKIKAGAGAFVCGEETALMASIEGERGMPRPRPPFPAVRGLWTKPTNINNVETFANVSFIFYKGADWYSSIGTEGTKGTKIFALTGKIKHTGLVEVPAGITMREVIYDVCGGILNNRKFKAVQAGGPSGGCLPGEAIDAQVDYDSLIKAGAMMGSGGLVVMDETTCMVDIARFFLNFTRAESCGKCVPCRIGLKNMLDILERITEGHGREGDIELLEDMCVDIKKASLCGLGQTAPNPVLSTIRYFRDEYEAHIKDQRCPSNSCKALLKFEVIEEACKKCGLCYKICPVDAIKWEKGEVAIIDKEKCTECTSCYDACRFMAIE, from the coding sequence TCTTATATGTCAGGGCACAGGTGGTCTGGCATCGGGCGCGCAGGCGGTCGAGGATGCCTTCAGGGCTGAGTTTGAAAAGCACGGCGTTGAAGGGAAAGTCGGTAAACGCTGTACCGTAGTCGGAACAGGCTGCCGCGGATTGTGTGCGAATGACGTTCTGGTTGATATTTGTATTCCCGGCCAGGAGGCAGTGACCTACGATTTTGTCAAGCCGGAGCTTGTTACACAGATCGTCGAAGAACACATATTGAAGGGGGAGGTTGTCGCGAAGAAAAAGGCAGGCCCCTACTACAATAAATTTCTTGAAAAGCAGATGCGCGTTGTATTTTCCCGCTGCGGGACCATCGATGCGGAGAGCCTTGACGATTTCCTGGCGCATGAAGGCTTTACCGGAATCAAAAAAGCGGTAAAGATGAAGCCGCAGGAAGTTATTGACGAGGTTAAAAAGTCCGGTCTTCGTGGTCGTGGCGGCGGTGGTTTCCCGACCGGCGTCAAATGGGGCTTTTGTGCCGCCTCTCCTGGCGATGACAAGTACCTGATCTGCAACGCTGACGAAGGTGATCCGGGGGCCTTTATGGACCGTTCAATCCTCGAAGGCGACCCCTATGGACTCATCGAGGGGATGATGATCGCGGCTTATGCGATCGGGTGCAAGAACGGTTACGTTTATGTGCGTGCCGAATATCCCTTGGCCATCCAGCGTCTGCAAAAAGCGATTGATGTCTGTTACGAAAAAGGCTTCCTTGGGAAGGATTGCATGGGTCTTGGTTTTGATTTCGATCTGAAAATCAAGGCCGGTGCCGGCGCATTTGTCTGCGGTGAGGAAACAGCTCTCATGGCTTCCATCGAAGGTGAGCGCGGCATGCCCAGGCCCCGTCCTCCTTTCCCCGCTGTGCGTGGTCTCTGGACCAAGCCGACCAACATCAATAACGTTGAAACTTTTGCCAACGTTTCCTTCATTTTCTACAAAGGTGCAGACTGGTACTCGTCCATCGGCACCGAGGGTACCAAGGGTACCAAGATTTTCGCCCTGACCGGAAAGATCAAGCACACCGGCCTGGTGGAAGTTCCTGCCGGTATTACCATGCGGGAAGTTATCTACGACGTGTGCGGCGGGATTCTCAACAACCGCAAGTTTAAGGCGGTTCAGGCCGGGGGGCCCTCCGGTGGCTGTCTCCCGGGCGAGGCCATTGATGCCCAGGTCGACTACGATTCTCTCATCAAGGCCGGTGCAATGATGGGTTCCGGCGGTCTGGTTGTTATGGACGAAACGACCTGCATGGTTGATATCGCCCGTTTCTTCCTCAACTTTACCCGGGCCGAGTCCTGCGGCAAATGCGTACCCTGTCGTATCGGGCTGAAAAACATGCTTGATATTCTGGAGCGTATCACCGAGGGACATGGGCGCGAGGGTGATATCGAGCTTCTTGAGGATATGTGTGTCGATATCAAAAAGGCCTCGCTGTGCGGCCTTGGCCAGACCGCGCCGAATCCTGTCCTGTCGACCATCCGCTATTTCCGAGATGAATACGAAGCACATATCAAAGACCAGCGATGCCCCTCCAACAGCTGCAAGGCGCTGCTCAAGTTCGAGGTCATCGAAGAGGCCTGCAAGAAGTGCGGCCTGTGCTACAAGATCTGCCCGGTCGATGCAATCAAATGGGAAAAGGGTGAGGTCGCGATCATCGACAAGGAGAAGTGCACCGAGTGTACTTCCTGCTACGATGCCTGCCGGTTTATGGCCATCGAATAG
- the nuoG gene encoding NADH-quinone oxidoreductase subunit NuoG: MVNLTIDGKQVKVDKTSTILEAAEQAGIRIPVLCHAKKLLPYGACRVCLVEVEQMKGRLIPACTTPVTDGMVVTTMSDEIKKVRKTVLEFLLVNHVVDCPICDKGGECDLQDLTYEYEVTKNRFDDAKFNWETDERNPFIERNMNRCVLCGKCVRVCDEIVAYGSYSFIERGFDTKVATAYDRGLDCEFCGQCVSMCPVGALLPRPFKFKARPWQLKEVDTVCGYCGNGCTVTLGVLNNKVETIRFNDKNGVNDGNLCVRGRFGYSFINSEDRITRPMIRRNGRLEPATWSEAIDAVVSGFKKAGSEKGVGILSGGRLTNEEFFLLKKLAANSIKTPHLDHSGGECYKGVTVGMRQTLGIAASTGTYPQVEECDAILSIRSDFYETHPVFGMVVNQAVKRHDAQLILVSDKKGKFTKLPHAQTLLSKPGTELSVINAMCQYLLAEGLAATEGVEGVDELKKALSDQTPAKVAKLTGVDAEAIKSAAKKLAESKNVAILLAYGLPYSAQSAELGTAAANLSILTGAVDSEKGGLYLCGEKANSQGALDLNILPGDKGFGAQKMLEAASDGKLSALYLIGEDPVVSYPDRAKVIKALEKVPFLVVQDIFMTASCEEADVILPATSFAEKDGTFTNAERRIQRVRPGVPSPGEAKTDLAIFSLIAGRFGDQLSYTGPAAIFAELKQEAPGYQAIEFDKIGPQGVVWGGENLKPAFKKLVAVEGSKPVEARFQMVTGSALYHSGTLSTHAKGPLAAMPEPYVEFGAEDAAELALKEGETVAVKGNGAELRLKVKLGKRLPKGLVFVPYHFGDAGVNQIYRGESSVPVEISK; this comes from the coding sequence ATGGTTAATCTGACGATAGATGGAAAACAGGTCAAGGTGGATAAGACATCCACCATTCTGGAGGCGGCCGAGCAGGCAGGAATTCGTATTCCGGTTCTGTGTCACGCGAAAAAGCTTCTTCCCTACGGTGCCTGCCGTGTTTGCCTGGTTGAAGTTGAGCAGATGAAGGGGCGTTTGATCCCTGCCTGCACCACTCCGGTGACGGATGGCATGGTTGTCACCACCATGTCCGATGAAATCAAGAAGGTTCGCAAGACGGTCCTTGAATTTCTTCTGGTCAATCATGTTGTTGACTGCCCCATCTGCGACAAAGGCGGGGAGTGCGACCTTCAGGACCTGACCTATGAATACGAGGTCACCAAAAACCGCTTTGACGATGCGAAATTCAACTGGGAGACTGACGAGCGCAACCCTTTTATCGAGCGCAACATGAACCGTTGCGTACTCTGCGGTAAGTGTGTCCGCGTCTGTGACGAGATTGTCGCTTACGGTTCCTATAGTTTTATCGAGCGCGGTTTCGATACCAAGGTTGCCACTGCCTATGATCGCGGTCTTGATTGCGAGTTCTGCGGGCAGTGTGTGTCCATGTGCCCTGTCGGTGCCTTGCTGCCCAGACCGTTCAAATTCAAGGCGCGCCCCTGGCAGCTCAAGGAAGTTGACACCGTCTGCGGCTATTGCGGCAATGGATGCACGGTCACTCTTGGCGTACTCAATAATAAGGTTGAAACGATCCGTTTTAACGATAAAAACGGCGTCAATGACGGCAATCTGTGCGTTCGCGGCCGTTTTGGATATTCTTTTATCAATTCAGAAGACCGCATCACACGTCCTATGATCCGGCGCAACGGCCGGCTTGAGCCTGCAACCTGGAGCGAAGCGATCGATGCCGTGGTCTCCGGGTTTAAAAAAGCCGGCAGCGAAAAGGGCGTCGGTATCCTTTCGGGCGGCCGGTTGACCAACGAGGAGTTCTTCCTCCTCAAGAAGCTCGCCGCAAATTCCATCAAGACGCCTCATCTCGATCACTCCGGTGGTGAGTGCTACAAGGGCGTCACTGTCGGTATGCGTCAGACTCTGGGGATCGCTGCATCGACTGGAACCTATCCCCAGGTTGAAGAGTGCGATGCGATCCTTTCGATCCGTTCCGATTTTTACGAAACTCACCCTGTCTTCGGGATGGTCGTCAACCAGGCGGTCAAGCGTCATGATGCACAGTTGATTCTTGTCAGTGACAAAAAGGGGAAATTTACCAAGCTTCCCCATGCGCAGACCCTTTTGTCCAAACCTGGAACCGAGCTCAGTGTCATTAACGCCATGTGCCAGTACCTGTTAGCGGAAGGTCTGGCCGCAACCGAAGGCGTCGAGGGCGTTGATGAGCTTAAGAAAGCACTCTCGGATCAAACTCCCGCAAAGGTTGCAAAGCTGACGGGAGTTGATGCCGAAGCCATCAAGTCTGCGGCCAAAAAGCTGGCAGAAAGCAAGAACGTAGCGATTCTGCTCGCTTATGGTCTTCCCTATTCCGCACAAAGCGCAGAGCTTGGCACCGCTGCCGCCAACCTGTCCATTCTGACCGGCGCTGTGGATTCGGAAAAAGGTGGGCTCTATCTCTGCGGCGAAAAGGCGAACAGCCAGGGTGCTCTTGATCTGAACATTCTCCCCGGAGACAAGGGGTTCGGTGCTCAGAAAATGCTCGAAGCCGCATCCGATGGGAAGCTTTCCGCACTGTATCTGATCGGCGAAGACCCGGTGGTCTCTTACCCTGATCGCGCCAAGGTAATAAAAGCACTTGAAAAGGTTCCCTTCCTGGTGGTGCAGGATATCTTCATGACTGCCAGCTGCGAAGAAGCCGACGTCATTCTGCCGGCCACCTCTTTTGCGGAGAAGGATGGCACCTTCACCAACGCTGAAAGACGGATCCAGCGGGTTCGCCCAGGAGTTCCTTCTCCCGGGGAAGCTAAAACCGATCTGGCCATTTTCAGTCTGATTGCCGGACGATTCGGCGACCAGTTGAGCTATACCGGCCCCGCCGCCATCTTCGCTGAACTTAAGCAGGAGGCGCCCGGGTACCAGGCGATTGAGTTTGACAAGATCGGCCCGCAAGGGGTTGTCTGGGGCGGAGAGAATCTCAAGCCCGCGTTCAAGAAGCTTGTCGCAGTTGAAGGCAGCAAGCCTGTCGAGGCACGTTTCCAGATGGTGACAGGCAGTGCCCTTTATCATAGCGGAACCCTTTCGACTCACGCCAAGGGGCCCCTGGCTGCCATGCCTGAACCCTACGTTGAATTCGGGGCAGAGGATGCAGCTGAACTTGCGCTGAAAGAGGGTGAGACGGTTGCGGTCAAGGGCAACGGTGCCGAACTTCGGCTTAAGGTAAAGCTGGGCAAAAGACTACCCAAAGGTCTGGTTTTCGTTCCTTACCACTTCGGTGATGCCGGGGTGAACCAGATTTATCGCGGTGAATCAAGCGTACCTGTTGAAATCAGCAAATAA
- a CDS encoding tetratricopeptide repeat protein, with protein MECPKCNAPVSVNARFCDQCGINLKEDADFLHRKALDRFHRGMIEEALADWENILKRDPGNSTVRYYQGLALYDQGRLEEAAASFEKALSGAENPFRIYFKLGMAQYGLGDLPASIRSFERAREINPGSAETHYRLGLSHLRNTDLANAESALEEAVRINPEYTRALYMLGMVFAQKGEPASAIEQFNKVVKLSPTYTAAIFELGMAHLKNGNLNQASQEFARAVESNPGFAPAHYMLGETFYKRGDFGEAIGAFEKVLKINSRDADALVRIAECNMQLDLLDGARKAISRALEINPNHREVLYLSQHLGEMTTPHKPGF; from the coding sequence ATGGAATGCCCCAAATGCAATGCTCCCGTTTCGGTCAACGCCCGTTTCTGTGATCAATGCGGTATCAATCTCAAAGAGGATGCAGATTTTTTGCACCGCAAAGCGCTAGATCGGTTTCACAGGGGGATGATCGAAGAGGCTCTCGCTGATTGGGAAAATATTTTGAAGCGAGACCCTGGCAATAGTACCGTCAGGTACTATCAGGGGTTGGCATTGTATGATCAGGGGCGTCTTGAAGAGGCAGCGGCCTCTTTTGAAAAAGCGCTTTCCGGAGCAGAAAATCCATTCAGGATTTATTTCAAGCTGGGAATGGCACAGTATGGGCTGGGTGATCTCCCGGCCAGCATCAGAAGCTTTGAGCGTGCCAGGGAGATCAATCCCGGCAGCGCAGAAACACACTATCGATTAGGACTCTCCCATCTTAGAAATACAGACCTTGCCAATGCGGAATCTGCTTTGGAGGAGGCTGTTCGGATAAATCCTGAATACACTCGGGCGCTTTATATGCTCGGGATGGTCTTTGCGCAAAAAGGTGAGCCCGCTTCGGCGATTGAACAGTTTAATAAGGTTGTAAAGCTTAGCCCAACCTACACAGCAGCGATATTTGAACTGGGTATGGCTCATTTGAAAAACGGAAATTTGAATCAAGCTTCCCAGGAATTTGCGCGAGCGGTTGAGTCTAATCCCGGGTTTGCACCGGCCCATTACATGCTTGGCGAAACCTTTTACAAACGAGGTGATTTTGGTGAAGCCATCGGTGCTTTTGAAAAGGTACTCAAAATCAATTCAAGGGATGCGGATGCGCTGGTTCGTATTGCTGAATGCAACATGCAACTGGATCTGCTTGACGGGGCACGAAAGGCGATAAGCCGAGCTCTGGAAATTAATCCGAATCATCGCGAAGTTCTGTATTTAAGCCAGCATCTCGGGGAAATGACAACTCCGCATAAGCCTGGATTTTAA
- the nuoH gene encoding NADH-quinone oxidoreductase subunit NuoH — protein MTPVSLSNNWPLFLTTMIVKILVVFVVLILIVAYATWVERKVIGHMQTRLGPMETGWHGLLQPIADGLKLFFKEDIIPSQASKFTFVLAPMMLLVPAFITFAVVPFGPDIEIGGYLVTQQIADLNVGVLYVLAMAGLGAYGIVLAGWSSNSKYSLLGGIRSTAQMISYELAAGLSIVAVFMLAETLSLREIVMLQREPLWGVVDFLPNWYVFSQPLAFGLFVVASLAEINRVPFDLPEAETELVSGFCTEYSSMKYALFFMAEYANMVVISAIAATLFLGGWSGPFPGFINLLIKIFAFMFFFIWLRATFPRVRYDQLMKLGWKIMLPLGLVNIALTAVVVILMQ, from the coding sequence ATGACGCCTGTTAGTCTCTCCAACAACTGGCCCCTGTTCCTGACCACCATGATCGTGAAGATCCTGGTTGTGTTCGTGGTTCTCATTCTGATCGTTGCTTACGCGACCTGGGTCGAACGTAAGGTTATCGGTCACATGCAAACACGCCTCGGTCCGATGGAAACCGGGTGGCACGGGCTCTTACAGCCTATAGCCGACGGCCTCAAACTTTTCTTCAAAGAAGACATCATTCCAAGCCAGGCCAGCAAATTCACCTTTGTGCTGGCTCCGATGATGCTTCTGGTTCCGGCTTTTATCACCTTCGCCGTTGTGCCGTTCGGGCCGGACATTGAGATCGGAGGCTATCTGGTCACTCAGCAGATTGCAGATCTCAATGTTGGTGTCCTCTACGTTCTGGCCATGGCGGGGCTTGGGGCTTACGGGATCGTCCTCGCAGGCTGGTCGTCGAACAGTAAATATTCGCTGCTTGGCGGCATCCGTTCGACGGCCCAGATGATTTCCTATGAGCTGGCAGCCGGCCTCTCTATCGTGGCGGTGTTCATGCTGGCTGAGACGTTGAGCCTGCGCGAGATCGTTATGCTGCAGCGCGAGCCTCTCTGGGGGGTGGTCGATTTTCTTCCCAACTGGTACGTATTTTCTCAGCCTCTAGCCTTCGGTCTCTTTGTAGTGGCCTCCCTGGCCGAGATCAACCGTGTCCCTTTTGACCTTCCTGAAGCGGAAACAGAACTCGTCTCTGGTTTCTGCACCGAATATTCTTCCATGAAATACGCCCTGTTTTTCATGGCTGAATATGCCAACATGGTCGTCATTTCGGCCATTGCCGCTACGCTGTTTCTTGGTGGATGGTCCGGACCTTTCCCCGGATTTATCAACCTGTTGATTAAAATTTTTGCTTTCATGTTCTTCTTCATCTGGCTGCGTGCAACCTTCCCTCGCGTTCGCTACGATCAGTTGATGAAGCTGGGGTGGAAAATCATGCTGCCTCTCGGTCTGGTCAATATTGCCCTTACCGCTGTGGTAGTCATCCTGATGCAATAA
- a CDS encoding NuoI/complex I 23 kDa subunit family protein has product MFKEFAKGLSITFKHLLPGHSTTVQYPHVKLKPSDRFRGLHRLVPTQDREKCVACYLCPTVCPAKCITVESAENDKGEKYPAVYRIDLLRCIFCGYCVEACPVEAIEMTAEYELANYQREIFAYNKERLLR; this is encoded by the coding sequence ATGTTCAAAGAGTTTGCCAAAGGTCTGAGCATAACTTTCAAGCATCTGCTTCCAGGCCACAGCACGACGGTTCAATACCCTCATGTTAAACTCAAGCCTTCCGACCGCTTTCGCGGCCTGCATCGTCTGGTGCCGACTCAGGATCGGGAGAAGTGCGTGGCCTGTTATCTGTGCCCCACTGTCTGCCCCGCCAAGTGCATCACAGTAGAGTCGGCCGAGAACGATAAAGGGGAGAAGTACCCCGCGGTCTACCGCATCGACCTTCTTCGCTGCATCTTCTGCGGCTACTGCGTCGAGGCCTGTCCTGTAGAGGCGATTGAAATGACAGCCGAATACGAGCTGGCCAATTATCAGCGCGAAATTTTCGCCTACAATAAAGAGCGGTTGCTGCGTTAA